One Streptomyces sp. NBC_00102 DNA segment encodes these proteins:
- a CDS encoding O-acetyl-ADP-ribose deacetylase, translating into MTTKPTIKLVQGDITEQHADAIVNAANSSLLGGGGVDGAIHRKGGPEILDACRDLRASQYGRGLPTGQAVATTAGRLHADHVIHTVGPVWTEEEDRSELLVSCYRESLRVAAELGAHSVVFPAISTGIYGWPMDDGARLALRTVHEEARLPVAEVRFVLFDEGAYDCFELALAELERPSS; encoded by the coding sequence ATGACGACCAAGCCGACCATCAAGCTTGTACAGGGCGATATCACCGAGCAGCACGCGGACGCCATCGTGAATGCCGCCAACTCCTCGCTCCTGGGCGGTGGTGGGGTGGACGGCGCCATCCACCGTAAGGGCGGCCCCGAGATCCTCGACGCCTGCCGCGACCTGCGTGCTTCGCAGTACGGCAGGGGGCTGCCCACCGGGCAGGCGGTGGCGACGACTGCCGGCCGGTTGCACGCGGACCATGTGATCCACACGGTCGGCCCGGTCTGGACCGAGGAAGAGGACCGGTCGGAGTTGCTGGTGTCCTGCTATCGCGAGTCCCTCCGGGTGGCTGCCGAACTCGGCGCGCACTCCGTCGTGTTCCCGGCGATCTCGACCGGGATCTACGGCTGGCCGATGGACGACGGCGCCCGTCTGGCCCTGCGCACGGTCCACGAGGAGGCCCGACTTCCGGTCGCCGAGGTTCGGTTCGTCCTTTTCGACGAAGGCGCGTACGACTGCTTCGAGCTGGCGCTCGCGGAGTTGGAGCGCCCCTCCTCGTAG